The sequence GGCGCGCTGGAGCCGACTCAACAAACGGCGCGGCTCCCTGATCGAGAACGCCAGGGTCCCGGAGCACAACGAGGAATACCTCCTGTACCAGACCCTGATCGGTGCCTGGCCGGTCGGCGAGGTGGACGACGCCGGATACGAGGCGTTCCGGGGGCGCATCCGGGAGTACATGATCAAGGCGCTGCGCGAGGCGAAGGTGAACACGAGCTGGGTGAGCCCGAATGGGCCTTACGAGGATGCGGTGGCAGGTTTCGTCGACGCCATTCTCGCGCGTACTCCAGACAACGAATTCCTGCGCGAGTTCCTGCCGCTGCAAAGGCGGCTCTCCCGCTGCGGCTTCTTCAGCTCGCTCTCTCAGACCCTCCTGAAGATGACCTCCCCCGGCATTCCCGACTTTTACCAGGGGACCGAGCTTATCGAGTTCACCCTGGTGGACCCGGATAACCGGCGCCAGGTGGACTACGGCAGGAGGATCGAGGCGCTAGCCGAACTCAAGCGGCGCGAGCAGGAGGAGGGTGCGCCCCGGCTCTGGAGTGAGCTGCTGGAACGGGAGGACGAGAGGGCGAAGCTCTTTCTCATCTACCGGGTGCTCAACTACCGCCGGGAGCACAAGGACGTCTTCGACGGCGGCGAGTACCTGCCGCTGGAGGTGAAAGGGGCGCGTGGCCGACATCTGTGCGCCTTCGCACGCAAAGCGGGAGGGCGGGTGGTGATCGTCGCGGCGGCGCGGCTCGTGGCGACCCTGATGCCGGAGGAGGGGAGCAGCCCCTTAGGCGAGGCGGTCTGGCAGGACACGGTGCTGCTTCTTCCTGAAGGGGTGGGGGGGCGCTTCAGAAACGGGGTGAACGACGCGACGGTCGAGGCCGTTCCCCATGACGACCAAAGCGCCCTCCCCCTCGCGGCGCTCTTCGCCGAGGTGAGCGTGGCGCTGCTGGAATCTGAGTGAGGTGATCTATGGAAGGCAGGGCGCGGATAGCGATCGAGGCGGTGCATCCCCAGATCGACTGCGGCAGGTTCGCGGTGCAGCGCGTGGTCGGCGACGATATGGTGGTGCAGGCGGACGTCTTCAGCGACGGTCACGACGAGGTGGTGGCCGTACTTCTTTACCGCCGCGTGGGGGAGGAGCGCTGGCTGGAAACGGCGATGCAGCGCCTGGATAACGACCGCTGGCAGGGCTCCTTTCTCCTGGGTCACCCTGGCTTTTACCAATACACCATCACGGGGTGGGTGGACCACTTCCGCACCTGGCAGCGGGATCTGCAGAAGCGTTTCGAGGCGGGACAGGACGTGGCGGTCGATCTGCAGATCGGTGGAAAGATTCTGGAGCAGGCGGTGGCGGAGGCGGGGGAGGAGGACGCGGCCCGGCTGCGCGAAGCGGTGGCGGCGCTCTCTGCCGAACGGAACCAGGAGGGGGCGGTGGCCTTAGGGCTCGACACGCGGCTCTCCGACCTGGTCAGCACCTGCTGCGCGCGCGGGCTCGCCACGCGCTACCAGAAGGAACTGGTGGTCCGGGTGGACCGCCAGAAGGCGCTTTTCAGTTCCTGGTACGAACTCTTCCCTCGCTCCTTGGGCGGAAAAGGGCGCCACGGCACCCTCTGCGACTGCATCGGGCTTCTCCCCGACGTTGCGGAGCTCGGCTTCGACGTTCTCTACCTCCCTCCCATCCATCCCATCGGTTCCAGCAAGCGCAAGGGGAAGGCCAACGCGGTCGAGGCGGGACCGGACGACCCCGGAAGCCCCTGGGCCATCGGCTCCGAGGCGGGTGGGCACAAGGCGGTGCACCCGGAGCTCGGGACCATCGAGGACTTCCGCGACCTGGTGCGGGAAGCCGAAAAGCACGGCATCGAGATCGCCATGGATCTCGCCTTCCAGTGCTCGCCGGACCACCCCTACCTGAAGGAGCACCCGGAGTGGTTCAAGTGGCGCCCCGACGGCACGGTGCAGTACGCCGAGAACCCCCCGAAGAAGTACCAGGACATCGTGCCGATCAACTTCGAGACGCCGCAGTGGGAGGAGCTCTGGGAGGAGCTGAAGGGGGTCGTATTCTTCTGGATGGACCAGGGGGTGCGCATCTTCCGGGTCGACAACCCGCACACGAAGCCCTTCCCAATGTGGGAGTGGCTCATCGGGAAGGCGAAGGAGAAGTCGCACGACGTCATCTTCCTGGCCGAGGCGTTCACCAGGCCGAAGATCATGGCGCGGCTCGCGAAACTCGGTTTTAGCCAGTCCTACAGCTACTTCTCCTGGCGCAACAGTAAGCGGGAGATCACCGATTACCTGATGGAGCTGACCCGCGGCGACACGAGCGAGTTCATGCGTCCGAACTTCTGGCCCAACACCCCGGACATCCTCACCGAGTTCCTGCAGTACGGCGGGCGCCCCGCCTTCATGATCAGGCTGGTCCTGGCCGGTACCCTTTCCTCCAGCTACGGGATCTACGGCCCGGTTTACGAGCTCTGCATAGGGATGCCGGAAAAGCAGGGCTCGGAGGAGTACCTCGACGCCGAAAAGTACGAGATCCGGCAATGGGACAGGAAGGCCCCGGGGAACATCCGGGAGCTCATCATCACGCTGAACCGGATCCGCCGCGAGTACACCGCGCTGCAGAGGACCAACAACGTCGCCTTCCTGGAGTCGGACGACGACAGCGTCCTTTTCTACGTAAAGGTGGCGAAACAGCGGAAGAGTTCGCTCCTGGTGGCGGTGAACCTCGATCCTTTCCGGGCGCGTACCGCGAAGCTGCGCGTGCCGCTCGATCTGTTCGGCGTAGCCCCCGGCCAGTCCTACCTGCTGCACGACCTGATCAGCGGCGAACGCTCCATCTGGGAGGGGGGGATGACCACGGTACGGCTCGACCCGCAGGTGAACCCGGCCTGCATCTACCGCATCAGCACCTGGCAGAAGCGCGAGTCGGACTTCGATTATTATTTCTAGGAGGAAGCCATGCCGTTTCGCAACGAGAAAAACCCGCTCTGGTTCAAGGATGCCGTGATCTACGAGGTGCACATCCGGAGCTTTTGCG is a genomic window of Geomonas ferrireducens containing:
- a CDS encoding alpha-1,4-glucan--maltose-1-phosphate maltosyltransferase encodes the protein MEGRARIAIEAVHPQIDCGRFAVQRVVGDDMVVQADVFSDGHDEVVAVLLYRRVGEERWLETAMQRLDNDRWQGSFLLGHPGFYQYTITGWVDHFRTWQRDLQKRFEAGQDVAVDLQIGGKILEQAVAEAGEEDAARLREAVAALSAERNQEGAVALGLDTRLSDLVSTCCARGLATRYQKELVVRVDRQKALFSSWYELFPRSLGGKGRHGTLCDCIGLLPDVAELGFDVLYLPPIHPIGSSKRKGKANAVEAGPDDPGSPWAIGSEAGGHKAVHPELGTIEDFRDLVREAEKHGIEIAMDLAFQCSPDHPYLKEHPEWFKWRPDGTVQYAENPPKKYQDIVPINFETPQWEELWEELKGVVFFWMDQGVRIFRVDNPHTKPFPMWEWLIGKAKEKSHDVIFLAEAFTRPKIMARLAKLGFSQSYSYFSWRNSKREITDYLMELTRGDTSEFMRPNFWPNTPDILTEFLQYGGRPAFMIRLVLAGTLSSSYGIYGPVYELCIGMPEKQGSEEYLDAEKYEIRQWDRKAPGNIRELIITLNRIRREYTALQRTNNVAFLESDDDSVLFYVKVAKQRKSSLLVAVNLDPFRARTAKLRVPLDLFGVAPGQSYLLHDLISGERSIWEGGMTTVRLDPQVNPACIYRISTWQKRESDFDYYF